The following proteins are co-located in the bacterium genome:
- a CDS encoding NAD(P)H-dependent oxidoreductase subunit E: MKNNLDSDLSIVDTIVTECGRTPDSVIPILQKLQAHYRYLPEAALHRVCELTEITPASIAGVSTFYSQFRHKPVGRHIISICHGTACHVKGADHIHDALTRHLGIEGGADTDPAGLFTLERVACLGCCTLAPVIKIDQVTYGHLTPETVPRAVEDFLELEQREVVPRHYDPSHVSSPGLTEIRIGVGSCCVAGGSQAVRQELEDEVRKLGAAAVIKPVGCVGMCHQTPLVEIVSAKGEPVTYAKVRPEDAAQLVRRHFKPQGLARRLRSGVTRLMEQLLTDEVWEPVNRYALDVRDAPVCSFLGKQRRIATEWCGDIDPLDLDEYCTHDGMTAFTTCLKQERPADIIHTVSQSGLRGRGGAGYPTGAKWALVRKAAGAPKYIICNGDEGDPGAFMDRMLLESFPYRVLEGMMIAAYAVGASEGILYIRAEYPLAIQRIREALARLQARGWLGPEILGGKYSLSLRIVEGAGAFVSGEETALLASIEGQRAMPRYRPPYPAERGLRDCPTAINNVETLAMIPWILRHGAARFAALGTATSKGTKVFSLTGKVRRGGLIEVPMGITLREIVEEIGGGAANGKPFKAVQIGGPSGGCLPASCGETRVDYEALAAAGGIMGSGGLVVLDDTDCMVDLARYFMAFTQQESCGKCTPCRVGTKRMLEILERLCAGRGQAGDLERLDALAQTTRSGSLCGLGRTAPNPVLSTLRHFRAEYDAHLAGRCPALKCQALIAYRINEKCIGCTKCAQACPAGAIDLTPYQPHTIQQDKCTRCDSCRQVCPTEAVWIGDNIC; encoded by the coding sequence ATGAAAAATAACCTCGACTCGGATCTCTCAATCGTTGACACGATTGTGACCGAATGCGGGCGCACGCCGGATAGCGTCATTCCGATCCTGCAGAAACTTCAGGCGCACTATCGCTATCTGCCGGAAGCGGCCTTGCACCGGGTCTGCGAACTCACCGAGATCACGCCGGCGTCCATCGCCGGCGTCTCCACCTTCTACTCCCAGTTCCGGCATAAACCGGTAGGGCGGCATATCATCAGCATCTGCCACGGGACGGCGTGTCACGTCAAAGGCGCCGACCATATCCACGACGCCCTGACCCGGCATCTGGGCATCGAGGGGGGCGCAGACACCGACCCGGCCGGCCTCTTCACGCTGGAACGGGTGGCCTGTCTCGGCTGTTGCACGCTGGCGCCGGTCATTAAAATCGATCAGGTCACCTATGGACACCTGACCCCCGAGACCGTGCCCCGCGCCGTTGAGGACTTTCTTGAGCTTGAGCAGCGCGAGGTCGTGCCGCGACACTACGACCCCTCACACGTCAGTTCCCCAGGGCTGACCGAAATCCGGATAGGCGTAGGCTCTTGCTGCGTGGCCGGCGGCAGTCAGGCCGTGCGGCAGGAACTCGAGGATGAAGTCAGGAAACTGGGGGCAGCGGCCGTCATCAAGCCGGTTGGCTGCGTAGGCATGTGCCACCAAACCCCGCTGGTCGAAATAGTGTCGGCCAAAGGAGAACCGGTCACCTACGCCAAAGTCCGCCCGGAAGACGCCGCCCAGCTGGTACGCCGGCACTTCAAACCCCAGGGTCTGGCCCGTCGCCTGCGCAGCGGCGTGACCCGCCTCATGGAACAGTTGCTCACGGATGAAGTCTGGGAGCCGGTCAACCGGTATGCATTGGATGTCAGGGATGCGCCCGTCTGCTCCTTCCTGGGGAAACAGAGGCGTATTGCAACGGAGTGGTGCGGCGATATCGACCCCTTGGATCTGGATGAATACTGCACCCACGACGGCATGACGGCGTTTACCACCTGCCTGAAACAGGAAAGGCCTGCCGACATCATTCATACGGTCTCCCAATCAGGTTTACGCGGGCGGGGCGGGGCCGGTTACCCCACCGGCGCAAAGTGGGCGCTGGTTCGCAAGGCCGCCGGCGCACCGAAATACATCATCTGCAATGGGGACGAGGGAGACCCCGGTGCCTTCATGGACCGGATGCTTCTGGAGTCATTTCCCTACCGGGTCCTGGAGGGAATGATGATCGCGGCTTATGCCGTCGGCGCCAGCGAAGGCATTCTCTACATTCGCGCGGAATATCCCCTGGCGATCCAGCGGATCCGGGAAGCACTGGCCCGGCTCCAGGCCCGCGGGTGGCTCGGCCCCGAGATCTTGGGAGGCAAGTACAGCCTGTCCCTACGGATCGTCGAAGGGGCCGGTGCGTTTGTGAGCGGTGAAGAAACGGCGCTCCTGGCCTCCATCGAAGGACAACGGGCCATGCCCCGGTACCGCCCGCCCTACCCGGCCGAGCGGGGGCTGCGGGATTGCCCCACCGCCATTAACAATGTGGAGACCCTGGCCATGATCCCCTGGATCCTGCGCCATGGCGCCGCCCGGTTTGCCGCCCTGGGAACGGCGACCAGCAAGGGAACCAAGGTGTTTTCGCTGACGGGTAAAGTCCGGCGCGGCGGCTTGATTGAAGTCCCCATGGGGATCACCTTGCGCGAAATCGTCGAGGAGATCGGCGGGGGCGCGGCAAATGGCAAACCTTTCAAGGCGGTTCAGATCGGCGGCCCTTCCGGGGGCTGCCTTCCCGCCTCCTGTGGCGAGACGCGCGTGGATTACGAAGCGCTGGCCGCAGCCGGCGGCATCATGGGCTCCGGGGGACTGGTGGTTCTGGATGACACCGACTGCATGGTGGACCTGGCTCGCTATTTCATGGCATTTACGCAACAGGAATCCTGCGGCAAATGCACCCCCTGTCGAGTCGGCACCAAGCGCATGCTGGAAATTCTGGAGCGCCTCTGTGCCGGACGCGGCCAGGCGGGGGACCTTGAGCGCCTTGACGCGCTCGCCCAAACCACCCGCTCAGGAAGCTTGTGCGGCCTGGGACGCACAGCACCCAATCCGGTATTATCCACCCTCCGTCATTTCCGTGCCGAGTATGACGCCCATCTGGCCGGGCGCTGCCCCGCCCTGAAATGCCAGGCTTTGATTGCGTACCGGATCAATGAGAAGTGCATCGGTTGCACCAAGTGCGCCCAGGCCTGTCCGGCCGGGGCCATTGACCTGACCCCCTATCAACCCCATACGATCCAGCAGGACAAATGTACCCGGTGCGATAGCTGCCGGCAGGTCTGCCCGACCGAGGCGGTCTGGATTGGGGATAATATATGCTGA
- a CDS encoding PQQ-binding-like beta-propeller repeat protein: MMDHTNTMITSSRLIYRLCYTLAIIACAFSLIVGMLMAANLLTIRTASPLTLRELTQLQVSLKANPADDAVKDKIRDLDVVARSFYFSGLSSLRSGSLLLLGGVVVALINLKAIVHLRRRQPDPRDFPTLPDSFESAATARWATGGLAVALVVGALILGQRLGEQRRPAGPLALPPTEGSPRPSAGVLPKELDRFEAEAATHWPGFRGRSGSGVSLATNFPITWDGPSGSHIRWKAPTPLPGMSSPVVWGNKIFLTGASAEQRDVFCYDLATGTLLWQMGASPTSGVAKAAPQVNQDTGYAASTPVTDGVFVYSIFANGEVAAIDHCSGLRWTTDLGLPINRYGYASSLAFYNNLVLIQYDNETDKGGVSNLIALEAATGKRRWAIARPVADAWPSPVLVTTPNGPQLVTAANEWIIAYHPESGAELWRVKVSGTDSSSSPIFAGGLVLASVAGDKIYAIRPDGHGDVTATHVAWQSESGVSDVASPVSDGELAYFVNASGGLFCLEVATGKLVWEHSLDGEFYGSPGLAGNHLYLVARSGQVFILKAGRQYEELGRANLGEPSDGSPVFINGTILIRGLKHLFCIGGA; this comes from the coding sequence ATGATGGATCATACGAATACCATGATCACCTCATCGCGGCTTATCTACCGCCTCTGCTACACACTGGCGATCATCGCCTGCGCCTTCTCCCTCATCGTGGGGATGCTGATGGCGGCCAACCTGCTTACCATTCGCACGGCCTCCCCGCTCACTCTGCGAGAGTTGACACAATTGCAAGTGTCCCTGAAAGCCAATCCTGCGGATGACGCCGTAAAGGACAAAATCAGGGATCTGGATGTCGTGGCGCGGAGTTTTTATTTTAGCGGACTGAGTTCGCTCCGGTCTGGCTCCCTCCTGCTTCTTGGCGGGGTGGTGGTGGCGTTGATTAATCTGAAAGCGATCGTTCATCTCCGGCGCCGCCAACCTGACCCCCGGGATTTCCCGACCCTTCCGGATTCATTTGAATCCGCTGCTACCGCCCGTTGGGCGACGGGAGGATTGGCAGTCGCGCTGGTCGTAGGGGCGCTGATCCTGGGTCAGCGGCTCGGCGAACAGAGACGGCCAGCGGGGCCGCTGGCCCTCCCGCCTACCGAGGGGAGTCCACGCCCGAGCGCCGGGGTCCTTCCAAAAGAGTTGGATCGATTTGAAGCCGAGGCCGCCACCCACTGGCCCGGGTTCCGAGGCCGGTCGGGCAGCGGCGTCTCGCTCGCCACTAATTTCCCGATCACCTGGGACGGCCCCTCTGGCAGTCATATTCGCTGGAAGGCGCCTACCCCGCTCCCGGGCATGAGTTCACCCGTCGTCTGGGGAAATAAAATATTCCTGACCGGCGCCTCTGCGGAACAGCGGGACGTCTTCTGTTATGACCTCGCCACCGGCACCCTCCTCTGGCAAATGGGGGCCTCCCCCACCTCGGGTGTGGCAAAAGCCGCTCCTCAAGTAAATCAGGATACCGGGTATGCGGCTTCCACGCCCGTAACTGATGGCGTTTTCGTCTACTCCATCTTCGCCAACGGGGAGGTGGCCGCTATCGATCATTGCTCCGGATTGAGATGGACGACCGATCTGGGCCTTCCCATCAACCGCTATGGCTATGCCTCGTCTCTCGCCTTTTACAACAACCTGGTTCTCATCCAATACGATAACGAAACCGATAAGGGTGGCGTTTCGAACTTGATCGCGCTGGAGGCGGCCACAGGAAAACGCAGATGGGCCATTGCCCGCCCGGTCGCCGACGCCTGGCCGTCTCCTGTTCTGGTGACAACTCCAAACGGCCCGCAGTTAGTCACGGCCGCCAATGAATGGATTATCGCCTACCATCCTGAGTCGGGCGCGGAACTCTGGCGGGTAAAGGTGAGCGGCACCGACTCCTCATCCTCCCCTATCTTTGCCGGGGGGCTGGTGCTGGCCTCAGTCGCGGGCGACAAAATTTATGCCATACGGCCCGACGGCCATGGCGACGTCACCGCCACCCATGTTGCCTGGCAGTCGGAGTCGGGCGTCAGTGATGTGGCCTCACCCGTCAGCGACGGCGAGTTGGCTTATTTTGTGAATGCCAGCGGCGGCCTCTTCTGTCTCGAGGTGGCGACAGGCAAACTGGTGTGGGAGCACAGTCTGGATGGAGAATTCTACGGCTCGCCCGGCCTCGCCGGCAATCATCTCTATCTGGTCGCCCGCAGCGGGCAGGTCTTCATCCTTAAGGCCGGACGCCAGTATGAAGAACTTGGCCGGGCCAATCTCGGCGAGCCCAGCGATGGCTCACCCGTCTTTATCAACGGCACCATTCTCATTCGAGGCCTCAAACATCTTTTCTGCATCGGAGGGGCATGA
- a CDS encoding 4Fe-4S binding protein: protein MKNIVQKLTKDTDPLRLWRTPQYPFAIFAGFCSILLLLSTLTTEADNRFPKPQFESGYSMPTASAPAARSLALEGLDVAVLFGTLSLAAWLVLKKRSRRGVVLLTLFSLLYFGFFRKGCVCPVGSIQNVVTWLFDSQAALSLSVTAFFLLPLIFALLFGRVFCAAVCPLGTIQDVVILSPKKVPPVLAQILGFTPYLYLGLGILFAATGSAYVICRLDPFIPIFRLSGELPMMIAGIVFLLIGTVIARPYCRFLCPYGVLLNWMSRLSKYHATVTPTDCIKCRLCEPACPFDAIEYPRATPPPEARAVGLRRLALMLFLLPVLIGVSGWSVSRVAPLLARQNPTVRLSETLRLNQLHPPANPSPEVTAFSGSGVRPEDLAQQAAAIQVQFRTGSWMLGGFLGAILGFRLIGSSLKRRREIYAPNRGTCLSCARCYLSCPEEHQRQLHLKESGPP from the coding sequence ATGAAGAATATTGTACAGAAGCTCACGAAGGATACCGATCCACTCCGCCTTTGGCGGACGCCCCAATACCCCTTCGCGATCTTTGCGGGCTTCTGTTCAATACTCTTACTCCTTTCGACACTGACAACTGAAGCCGACAACCGTTTCCCCAAGCCCCAGTTCGAGAGCGGCTATTCGATGCCAACCGCCTCTGCTCCCGCAGCCCGGTCCCTCGCCCTTGAAGGACTCGATGTGGCGGTTTTGTTTGGAACCCTGTCACTGGCCGCCTGGCTGGTGCTAAAAAAACGCTCGCGCCGGGGCGTCGTTCTTCTCACCCTGTTCTCGCTGCTCTATTTTGGATTCTTCCGAAAAGGCTGCGTCTGCCCGGTCGGCTCCATCCAAAACGTGGTAACCTGGCTATTCGACAGCCAGGCAGCCCTGTCCCTCAGCGTCACCGCCTTCTTTCTTCTCCCATTGATCTTTGCGCTGTTATTCGGCCGGGTCTTCTGTGCCGCCGTCTGTCCCCTGGGCACCATTCAGGATGTTGTCATACTGTCCCCCAAAAAAGTCCCGCCTGTCCTGGCCCAGATTCTGGGCTTTACCCCCTACCTTTATCTCGGGCTCGGAATCTTATTTGCCGCCACAGGGTCAGCCTATGTCATCTGCCGGCTTGACCCGTTTATCCCGATATTCCGGCTCAGCGGTGAGCTCCCCATGATGATCGCCGGCATCGTATTCCTGCTGATCGGCACTGTGATCGCACGGCCCTACTGCCGTTTTTTATGCCCCTACGGTGTCTTACTCAACTGGATGTCACGGCTGTCAAAATATCACGCCACGGTCACGCCCACTGACTGCATCAAATGCCGGCTTTGCGAGCCGGCCTGCCCCTTTGATGCGATTGAGTACCCCCGAGCCACCCCGCCTCCCGAAGCGCGGGCCGTCGGCTTACGTCGTTTGGCCCTGATGCTATTCCTGCTTCCAGTCCTGATTGGTGTATCCGGCTGGTCCGTCTCACGGGTTGCGCCGCTGTTGGCGCGCCAGAACCCCACGGTCCGATTATCCGAAACCCTGCGGCTCAATCAGCTACACCCACCGGCCAATCCGAGCCCGGAAGTCACAGCCTTTTCCGGAAGTGGCGTCAGACCGGAAGATCTCGCCCAACAAGCGGCGGCGATCCAAGTCCAGTTCCGGACCGGCAGCTGGATGTTGGGCGGCTTTCTGGGCGCCATCCTTGGCTTCCGCCTGATTGGATCGTCCCTCAAGCGACGCCGCGAGATCTATGCGCCCAACCGAGGCACCTGCCTGAGCTGTGCCCGCTGCTATTTGTCATGTCCGGAAGAGCATCAGAGGCAATTGCATCTTAAGGAAAGCGGGCCCCCATGA
- a CDS encoding FAD-dependent oxidoreductase, with product MLKLKINGTDITVEPGTTVLEAAQAAGILIPSLCYLKGVPHFTSCMICVVQDQTSGRLIPACSALATESMVIETDTPAVRQARISSLNLLMSEHAGECEAPCTTTCPAHLNIPLMIRQIAAGNLDDALATLYGAIALPAVLGRICPAPCENACRRGRLDAPLSICLLERFAADTALAEQRPPESTPMEGAALSAPAHRVAIVGSGPAGLATAFHLARSGYACTVFDEHAEAGGQLRYGVSRETLPASVLDREIERIQRTGVTFRLNTRIGLTITLQDLKSGFDAIVLAIGKTPADSLAAWGVETHSRGIKVNEHSLQTSDERIFAGGEAIQPGPLAVRAVAHGKRLAVAIDQFLRGLRVTGPGRRFESRLGKITENESRELLKDASPAARRTPGAGSGFSQEEAIRESGRCMHCDCRKAEGCKLRDTMEFYMTGPMHIPAEGRTPLARNITHPRVIFEPGKCIKCGICIRLTTRAGERPGLTFLNRGFDAVVGAPFGESLEAALGQSASHCVTTCPTGALAWKNTPTFIS from the coding sequence ATGCTGAAATTAAAAATCAACGGGACAGATATCACGGTCGAACCGGGCACCACGGTGCTTGAGGCGGCCCAAGCCGCAGGGATCCTCATCCCCTCCCTCTGTTATCTGAAGGGCGTGCCGCACTTCACCTCATGCATGATCTGCGTCGTTCAGGACCAGACCTCCGGCCGCCTGATCCCCGCCTGTAGTGCCCTCGCTACCGAAAGTATGGTGATCGAAACAGATACGCCCGCCGTCCGCCAGGCCAGAATCAGCTCCTTGAATTTACTCATGAGCGAACATGCGGGAGAGTGCGAGGCCCCCTGCACAACGACCTGTCCCGCCCACCTGAATATCCCGCTCATGATCCGCCAGATCGCGGCCGGGAACCTCGACGACGCACTGGCCACCCTTTACGGGGCCATTGCCCTGCCCGCCGTACTGGGCCGGATCTGCCCGGCCCCCTGCGAGAACGCCTGCCGGCGCGGCCGCCTCGATGCCCCTCTCTCAATCTGCCTACTGGAACGCTTTGCGGCCGATACGGCACTGGCCGAGCAACGCCCCCCAGAATCAACTCCCATGGAGGGCGCCGCTCTGTCGGCGCCTGCGCACCGCGTGGCCATTGTGGGTTCAGGCCCGGCCGGCCTGGCCACCGCCTTCCATCTCGCCCGGTCCGGGTATGCCTGCACCGTCTTTGATGAGCACGCTGAGGCGGGAGGCCAACTCCGGTATGGCGTGTCACGCGAGACGCTTCCCGCCTCCGTATTGGATCGCGAAATTGAACGTATCCAGCGGACCGGCGTCACGTTCCGCCTCAATACCCGTATCGGCCTGACAATCACGTTGCAGGATTTGAAATCTGGCTTTGATGCCATCGTCCTGGCGATCGGGAAAACCCCGGCTGATAGCCTTGCTGCCTGGGGCGTCGAAACCCATAGCCGGGGGATCAAGGTTAACGAACACTCGCTCCAAACCTCGGACGAGCGGATATTTGCAGGTGGCGAAGCCATTCAACCGGGGCCTCTGGCGGTCCGGGCGGTCGCCCATGGCAAACGTCTGGCCGTGGCCATCGATCAGTTCCTCAGGGGACTCCGCGTGACGGGTCCCGGCCGGCGCTTCGAGTCACGGCTGGGCAAGATCACGGAGAATGAAAGCCGGGAGCTCCTGAAAGACGCCTCACCGGCCGCACGCCGCACGCCTGGCGCCGGCTCGGGCTTCTCACAGGAGGAAGCGATCCGGGAAAGTGGACGCTGTATGCATTGTGACTGCCGCAAGGCGGAGGGCTGCAAACTGCGGGACACGATGGAGTTCTATATGACGGGCCCCATGCATATCCCGGCTGAGGGCAGAACGCCGCTGGCCAGGAATATCACCCATCCCCGCGTGATTTTCGAGCCTGGGAAATGCATCAAATGCGGCATCTGCATACGACTCACCACCCGGGCAGGCGAGCGCCCCGGCCTGACCTTCCTGAACCGGGGGTTTGATGCCGTGGTGGGGGCCCCCTTTGGCGAATCACTGGAGGCGGCATTAGGTCAATCCGCGAGTCACTGCGTCACGACCTGTCCGACCGGTGCCCTCGCGTGGAAGAATACTCCCACATTTATTTCTTAA
- a CDS encoding ferredoxin — protein MKAALQSRREFIRNLMRGAMLVALASLGGGVLLRKRCTKTSSCAGCPEFPTCEDPTASSFRPPAPQRTVWQLDPAKCIQCGQCATHCVLPLSAVKCVHRFEMCGYCKLCFGFFLPGAASLTSAAENQVCPTAAIKRTFIEEPYFEYTIDEPQCIGCGRCVKGCGAFGNGSLVLQVRHDRCLNCNDCAIARDCPAGAFSRVPANQPYLFKPKGPTPSRESTGSNHSGTWVNRG, from the coding sequence ATGAAAGCAGCCCTTCAAAGTCGCCGTGAATTTATCCGCAACCTGATGCGTGGGGCCATGCTGGTGGCCTTGGCCTCGTTGGGCGGCGGCGTTCTTTTGCGTAAACGCTGCACCAAGACGAGCAGTTGCGCCGGCTGTCCGGAGTTTCCCACTTGCGAGGACCCTACCGCCTCATCGTTCCGCCCGCCTGCCCCGCAACGCACGGTCTGGCAACTGGATCCGGCTAAATGCATCCAATGCGGACAATGTGCCACCCACTGCGTCCTCCCGCTCTCCGCCGTCAAATGCGTGCACCGCTTTGAAATGTGCGGTTACTGCAAACTCTGTTTCGGTTTCTTTCTGCCCGGTGCCGCCAGCCTGACCAGTGCCGCCGAAAACCAGGTCTGCCCCACCGCCGCCATCAAACGCACCTTTATCGAGGAGCCTTATTTTGAATACACCATCGATGAGCCGCAATGCATCGGATGCGGGCGTTGCGTGAAAGGGTGTGGTGCCTTTGGAAACGGTTCACTCGTCCTGCAGGTGCGCCATGATCGCTGCCTCAACTGCAACGACTGCGCCATCGCCCGGGACTGCCCGGCCGGAGCCTTCAGCCGGGTTCCTGCCAATCAGCCCTACCTCTTTAAGCCTAAGGGGCCGACCCCATCACGGGAATCCACCGGTTCAAACCATTCCGGCACCTGGGTCAACCGAGGATAA
- a CDS encoding histidine kinase dimerization/phospho-acceptor domain-containing protein, producing the protein METKPTVTPRDAQEDATELIQIMGQSLNMALLYGVAHKVTRSSLEISFTVISKFIEFHEHIHFSVADGALLINGESTSDSPLATSFATRLTGLNLFSFTIGAGFSMDECVSLFSLLLTPPSKLDPTKTAAELMEGLGLKHIETKSFSYRRVSEDEPETPTAEASPEPAAIETASAQPDLDNIMAFLKEDALADPTRSAEDIRHLAADTEKLAELILRAVEIRSSMANLAEGESLTDLIVGCIQKVVQPILKDPDAKTQKGRKHIKHSLLMLEKALLERLRSLAGDQAAHATEAIMDDLVEELDMDAIASKYMKSRRLAEKDSQKISRLIDRAADDPAQLEELRDRLVDQGLTPAGWQELTVKLAPPPSGPGPGGTGAGGATSDGVNEIKVLTLLLARIGETIHHPPATGASAAVQTLISETGQHLSALADITDKKIQTLQTLLTDEERNPVLPRKELIEILAEIAQEIMQPLTIITGTTAMLRSLRAGPLSDAQGELLSMIAESGERMIILVSHLMDLAGTPESKQPDQAILDAAYQKSPPS; encoded by the coding sequence ATGGAGACCAAACCCACAGTCACACCGCGCGATGCGCAGGAGGACGCCACTGAGCTCATTCAGATCATGGGCCAATCCCTGAACATGGCGCTGCTTTACGGGGTTGCCCATAAGGTTACGCGCTCCTCCCTGGAAATCAGCTTTACCGTCATCAGTAAATTTATCGAATTCCATGAGCACATCCACTTCAGTGTCGCTGACGGCGCGTTGCTCATTAACGGGGAATCCACCTCCGACAGTCCACTGGCAACCAGCTTCGCGACCCGACTGACAGGCCTGAACCTGTTCAGCTTCACCATTGGAGCCGGGTTCTCCATGGATGAATGCGTTTCGCTCTTCTCCCTGCTGCTTACGCCTCCCTCCAAATTGGACCCGACCAAAACGGCGGCGGAACTGATGGAAGGGCTCGGGCTCAAACATATTGAAACCAAGTCCTTTTCCTATCGCCGCGTTTCTGAAGATGAGCCGGAAACGCCCACCGCCGAAGCCAGTCCGGAGCCAGCCGCCATCGAGACGGCTTCAGCTCAACCCGATCTCGATAATATCATGGCGTTCCTGAAGGAGGATGCCCTGGCTGACCCCACCCGTTCTGCCGAGGATATACGGCATCTGGCTGCTGACACCGAAAAACTGGCGGAACTGATTCTTCGCGCGGTCGAAATCCGCTCCAGCATGGCCAACCTTGCCGAGGGGGAATCCCTCACGGATCTGATTGTGGGCTGCATCCAGAAGGTGGTCCAGCCGATTCTCAAAGACCCCGACGCCAAGACCCAAAAAGGCCGCAAGCACATCAAACATTCCCTACTGATGCTTGAGAAGGCCCTGTTGGAGCGCTTGAGAAGCCTGGCGGGCGACCAGGCCGCCCATGCTACCGAAGCCATCATGGATGATCTCGTGGAAGAGCTCGATATGGATGCGATTGCGAGCAAATACATGAAAAGCCGGCGCCTCGCCGAAAAAGACAGCCAGAAAATTTCCCGCCTGATCGACCGTGCGGCGGACGACCCGGCCCAACTCGAGGAACTGCGGGATCGTCTGGTGGATCAAGGGCTCACCCCGGCGGGCTGGCAGGAACTCACGGTTAAACTGGCCCCTCCCCCCTCCGGCCCGGGCCCGGGCGGCACAGGCGCGGGCGGTGCCACCAGCGACGGCGTCAACGAAATCAAGGTACTGACCCTCCTGCTGGCCCGGATCGGGGAAACGATCCATCACCCCCCCGCCACCGGGGCTTCCGCAGCCGTCCAGACCCTCATCAGCGAAACCGGGCAGCACCTTTCCGCACTCGCGGATATCACCGACAAGAAAATACAGACCCTGCAAACCCTGCTTACGGACGAAGAAAGAAATCCCGTCCTGCCCCGGAAAGAGCTGATCGAAATTCTAGCCGAAATTGCCCAGGAAATTATGCAGCCCCTGACGATCATTACCGGAACCACGGCGATGCTCCGGAGCCTCCGGGCTGGCCCGCTAAGCGACGCCCAGGGTGAATTACTGAGCATGATCGCGGAAAGCGGGGAGCGCATGATTATCCTGGTTTCACATCTGATGGACCTGGCCGGCACGCCTGAGTCAAAACAGCCCGATCAGGCCATTCTGGACGCGGCCTATCAAAAATCCCCACCGTCTTGA
- a CDS encoding ATP-binding protein, protein MIIRKEYLSRVEQAMKRAPVVALLGPRQCGKTTLARQIANHHTTTFFDLESPQDCQRLQNPEMSLGSLKGLVVIDEIQIKPELFSVLRVLADRQLNPACFLILGSATPHIVKGVSETLAGRVEFVDMTGFSLAEISGRPWRDLWVRGGFPRSFLAANNEDSLAWREGLIRTFLERDLPQLGITIPAVTMRRFWTMLAYYHGQVWNASELARSMGLSDKTIRSYLDILTETYMIRQLQPWYENIGKRQVKAPKIYLRDTGLLHSLLSLTDFHSLSGHPRLGASWEGFVVEQLFEVIHPAVAYFWGTYSGGELDLFFIHGGRRYGVEVKYSEAPEVTRSMRSAIESLGLDHLWIVHSGQHVYPVDPKITVCPLTKAGALILDTIKK, encoded by the coding sequence ATGATCATCAGAAAAGAGTATTTGTCGCGCGTGGAGCAGGCGATGAAGCGGGCGCCGGTCGTGGCACTGCTGGGCCCGCGGCAATGCGGAAAAACGACCCTTGCACGCCAGATAGCCAATCACCATACAACCACCTTTTTTGATCTTGAGTCCCCCCAGGACTGTCAGCGTTTGCAGAATCCAGAGATGAGCCTGGGTAGCCTGAAGGGATTAGTTGTTATTGATGAAATTCAAATCAAGCCGGAGCTATTCTCCGTTTTGCGCGTCCTGGCGGATCGTCAGTTGAATCCCGCCTGTTTCCTGATTCTGGGAAGCGCGACCCCTCACATCGTAAAAGGGGTATCGGAAACCCTTGCCGGCCGGGTGGAGTTCGTGGATATGACCGGCTTTTCGCTTGCGGAAATCAGCGGGCGGCCATGGCGGGATTTGTGGGTGAGGGGGGGGTTTCCACGCTCGTTTCTTGCTGCTAACAATGAGGATAGCCTCGCTTGGCGTGAAGGGCTTATCCGAACCTTTCTGGAACGAGATTTGCCTCAGCTCGGCATCACGATTCCCGCTGTGACGATGCGGCGCTTCTGGACTATGCTGGCGTATTATCATGGCCAGGTTTGGAATGCGTCTGAGTTAGCCCGTTCCATGGGATTGAGTGATAAGACTATCCGTTCCTACCTGGATATCCTCACGGAAACCTACATGATCAGGCAACTGCAACCGTGGTATGAAAATATCGGGAAACGCCAGGTCAAAGCCCCGAAAATATATCTTCGGGATACGGGGCTGCTTCATAGTCTTTTGTCGTTGACCGATTTTCATTCGCTATCAGGCCATCCGCGTCTGGGGGCCTCCTGGGAAGGCTTTGTCGTGGAGCAACTTTTTGAGGTGATCCATCCGGCGGTCGCCTATTTCTGGGGGACTTATAGCGGCGGCGAACTGGACCTGTTTTTTATACATGGCGGTCGGCGCTACGGTGTAGAGGTCAAATATTCAGAGGCCCCGGAAGTAACCCGATCCATGCGGAGTGCTATCGAATCCCTGGGCCTCGACCATTTGTGGATTGTTCATTCTGGGCAACATGTGTATCCCGTGGATCCTAAGATTACAGTGTGCCCACTTACAAAGGCAGGGGCACTCATTCTCGACACAATTAAGAAATAA